GCTTTGGCGTAGCTCAATGACATTTTTCATCACAGCCATTCTCTCGGTTAGTAATGGCTGTAAAATATCAAGCCGATTTTGTTGGTTGGGGTTATCTGACGTTAACCTCTGAAGCTCCTTAACTCTTTGATTGAGTACTTCAATAGCAGCATTATAAGGTTCTAAATAGCGCTGTTCTCCAGTAATAATGTAACCACGTTGCCCAGTTTCAGCATTTGTCAGTTGTAAGTTAAGGTTTTCAAGCTGACTTAGCACCTGGTAGGTATGGGTTTCTTTGCGCGAAGTTTCAATTAGCTCATTGGTACTTTGATAGGAGATTAGACCAATGGCGGTCAGAGTTGCCAAACTCAGGGCAAAACTTACTCCGATTTTGGTTCCAATCTTCAAACGGTTCAACATTATTCCAGACAGTTATTTAAATTATTTTTGCTGTTGTGAGTGTTGAGCTAATTTTCGGCTCCAAAAAATATTAAATACTCCATTCCATTAATATCTGCCTAATTATTTTGCTGATTTTTCACGGAATATAGAAAACCTTTTTTTCCTCTTGAGAGGCTTTAAATTTTCCCCTGTCCCTATTAGGTAAGTACTGGCGTGAGATATATCACGAGCTTTTCCCAGTTACTTAATAAGTCAGAATTATTATTTTAAATAATTATAACACTTGCTTTATATCTATTTATGAGTTTCAATCTTTTGGAAGTGAATTTATAAAAAATATTTCATAATAACGGGTTTATATATATTAGGTCACATTTCGATTTGAGACAATATAACTTATTTCAAAAGAAGTAACAATCTATTTCTTTAGTTAAACCTTGCGATGGATAAATAAACACCAATTGTAGGATTATAAATAAATTTAACATTCGGATTATACTCAAAAAGTAATATTTTTTATAATTCTAGTAATTGACTTAACAAGATCAAAATTCTGCAAAGGGCAAAAAGTATAATTTATCGGTGGATTCTGAACCATAATCAAATGTAATCCTAACTCTGGACACTGGTCATATTTTGTAAAAATGGAAATGGGTTTAGAACCAGAGATGGGCAGGATTGTTTTTGAGACTACTATTTTACTATTTGAAACAGATATTATTTTACTCGAAGATTAACCTGTTATAGTGTTCCAAAAAATAAATGATCCAAAAGCCGTCATTGCGAGCGAAGCGAAGCAATGACAATTTGGCATTTTTTACTTGGAGTACTCTTATAGCTGACACTTCAAATTTACATCATCTATTTATATTAGAAAAATATAGAAGTCTACAACTTTTAAGTGTCACCACAAGTAGGGTATCGCGTCAACCCTCCTGAGATTGATTTTGACATTTAAACTGTATCCATATTGAAAACTGTAGTTCTTTCCTTATGAAAAGAAAAAACCCTCATCCCTCAGCCCCTTTTCCCAACAACGGAGAAGGATTTAGGGTGAGGGTAAAAACTACGGTTCTCAACATAGATGAGGTTTAACTAGAAATTACTCATAATCTGACGATAGCGATCGCTTTTAGTTAGATGAAGTGCTGGTTGGCTATAGATCCGAAAATTTTGCATCTTATTACTCTCTAAAATAGCTCTTGCACCAGCCATGTAAATATCAGTACTATTTAGGACTAATAGGTAATTGCCAAGGGTAACTTGATATTCATAATCTCTGGCTAGCTCGTCAGGAATTCCTAAAATAGCGTATTTATCTTGAGAACTGCTGATATTTACTCCAGTAATATTATTTAGTTCGCTTGTATCCTTAGCAACTACCAAAATTCGACTCATAGGAAAGCCAGCATTTCTTAGTTCAGTAATAGCTCTTTCTGTGTCTTGGGGCGTAAGAAAAACACCAACTGCATTTTTATAGCGACTATTTGGGGTAGAATATGGCTGAGAAATACTCGGCTGTTGAATATTACGGCGATTAAAAATCCTTTTGGCAAGACGGATTTCTATGTCTGTGCCGATTACCATTACTAAATAGTAACCTTTATAAACAAGTTCGCTATAACACTGGGCTTGCTCTCCAGTAATTCCTAAACTTAGGAACACACCAGGCAAGCCATCTGCTAGAGTGGTAGCGATCGCTGTTGCTTCTGCTCCAGCCAGCATAACTTGCTCTGTACCAGGAATTACCCAGAGAACAAGATCGACTAAGAAGCTAGTGACACAGTTTAAAAAACCATCAGTCATAGCTTCATCAGTCTCTTCTGAAGATGTATTGCCAGTGCTATCTTTAACTTCAACACCAGCAATATCATTTTTCCCTTCTGCATTCCGTGCAATTACAGAAACTTTATGCATTGGAAAATTAGAAGCTTTTAGTTCCTGAAGTACCAATTGTGCATCGGAACATCTAGCGAAAACTCCTATAGTTGTTCGCTCTTTTTCTAATGTCATCTTATCGGTTGATTGCAGCTAGAAGTGATTCCCAAGAGTATTAGCTAATTTGAGGTAATTACACAGCACGACGAGTCAGTAAACCCCACAGGAAAATCAGCAGCATAGCACCCAGAACAGCAAATAAAATGCTTCCCAGAGATAAAGCTCCCACAGATGCAGCAGCAGCCGAACTACTTCCTAGCAGGACTTGACCCAAATAACCCCCAACTACTGCTCCAAGGATTCCTAATACAATGGTGGAGAGGATACCGCCACCTTGGGTTCCTGGATAAAATAACTTAGCTAACGCACCTGCAATTAAACCCAAAACCAGCCAAGCAATAATGTTACTCATTAAATTTCTCCTTCCTTAGAGAATGTGCTTTGTTTACTTTTGACTATTTCATATTAAAATTAGCCGACAAAATTTCTGATCTATCTAGAGAACTAATATCAAAAATCTTTAGATATTATTTGAATATTCACGAGGTTGTATTGAGGCAATAGGGAACAGGGGATAGGGAACAGGTAACAGGGAACAAAGGAGTGTACGGAGATTTGTTTATAAATCAAATATCGGAATACCATTTGATTTTTGAAAAAAGATAAGTATTTGTAGGGTGTGTTAGAGGTTGAATGAACAAGTATTTTGCTGTGACTAAAGTCACTTTGATCCCCCCTAACCCCCCTTAAAAAGGGGGGAATCGGAATCAAAGTCCCCCAATTTATCGTGGGATTTAGGAGGATCTAGAACTTTTGATACCAAGAAGAAGACTTTTCAAACAGCCTCTTAGACGGAACGTCGTAACGCACCA
This genomic interval from Nostoc sp. KVJ3 contains the following:
- a CDS encoding GlsB/YeaQ/YmgE family stress response membrane protein — protein: MSNIIAWLVLGLIAGALAKLFYPGTQGGGILSTIVLGILGAVVGGYLGQVLLGSSSAAAASVGALSLGSILFAVLGAMLLIFLWGLLTRRAV
- a CDS encoding general stress protein — its product is MTLEKERTTIGVFARCSDAQLVLQELKASNFPMHKVSVIARNAEGKNDIAGVEVKDSTGNTSSEETDEAMTDGFLNCVTSFLVDLVLWVIPGTEQVMLAGAEATAIATTLADGLPGVFLSLGITGEQAQCYSELVYKGYYLVMVIGTDIEIRLAKRIFNRRNIQQPSISQPYSTPNSRYKNAVGVFLTPQDTERAITELRNAGFPMSRILVVAKDTSELNNITGVNISSSQDKYAILGIPDELARDYEYQVTLGNYLLVLNSTDIYMAGARAILESNKMQNFRIYSQPALHLTKSDRYRQIMSNF